A single region of the Vanessa atalanta chromosome Z, ilVanAtal1.2, whole genome shotgun sequence genome encodes:
- the LOC125076109 gene encoding LIM homeobox transcription factor 1-beta → MLEFYTNINSGLMQESMQPPLSCAGRTELSASIKREKIVEICEGCGQKIQDRYLMRVGDLSWHEHCLSCCVCGCPLAHTCYTRNAKLYCKPDYDRLFGVKCTRCGDRLLPQEMVMRAQQYVFHIQCFVCVMCCQPLQKGEQYVIRAGQIFCRQDFEKEMYLMQHTEDDMIIDDSERPRDGRRGPKRPRTILTSAQRRQFKASFEVSPKPCRKVREALAKDTGLSVRVVQVWFQNQRAKMKKIQRKAKQEGDKNADKEKDKDEKSIKQESPSSEHEHGNYLGLDTSYSASSQPLNPNLPYSPDDYPAHSGDSFCSSDISLDGSNFDQLDEGASDTMSLQNLEVPHHPHQHGNHSSHEPLNLGTGAVVNPIDKLYLMQNSYFSTDH, encoded by the exons atgctcgagttttacacaaatataaattcgGGATTGATGCAGGAGAGCATGCAGCCGCCGCTCTCTTGTGCTGGTAGAACAG AGTTGAGCGCGAGCATCAAGCGGGAGAAGATCGTCGAGATATGTGAAGGATGCGGCCAGAAGATCCAGGACCGCTACTTGATGCGAGTTGGCGATTTATCCTGGCACGAACACTGCCTCAGCTGCTGCGTGTGCGGTTGTCCACTAGCCCATACATGTTACACAAGAAATGCCAAACTATACTGCAAACCTGACTACGATAG GCTGTTCGGTGTTAAATGTACGCGGTGTGGCGACAGACTGCTACCCCAGGAGATGGTTATGCGGGCACAGCAGTATGTCTTTCATATTCAATGCTTCGTTTGCGTCATGTGCTGTCAGCCCCTTCAGAAGGGTGAACAGTACGTTATAAGAGCAGGCCAAATTTTCTGTAGGCAAGATTTTGAGAAGGAGATGTACCTGATGCAACATACGGAAGACGATATGATAATTGATGATTCAGAAAGGCCCCGGGATGGAAGACGAGGACCAAAGCGTCCTCGAACGATTCTAACGTCTGCACAACGTAGACAGTTTAAAGCTTCTTTTGAAGTGAGCCCCAAGCCCTGTCGTAAGGTACGAGAAGCTCTTGCCAAAGATACCGGCTTGAGCGTCCGAGTAGTTCAAGTTTGGTTCCAAAACCAAAGAGCTAAAATGAAAAAGATTCAACGCAAAGCAAAACAAGAGGGTGATAAGAATGCGGACAAGGAAAAGGATAAGGATGAGAAGAGCATTAAGCAGGAATCGCCATCAAGCGAACACGAACATGGAAATTATCTGGGCTTGGATACGTCGTATTCGGCATCAAGTCAACCCCTAAACCCAAATCTCCCGTACTCCCCTGATG attatCCAGCACATTCTGGTGACAGTTTCTGCAGCTCGGACATATCACTTGATGGCAGCAACTTTGATCAGCTCGACGAAGGTGCCTCCGACACCATGAGCCTTCAGAATTTGGAGGTTCCACACCATCCCCATCAACACGGAAATCATTCATCTCACGAGCCCCTCAATTTAGGTACCGGTGCTGTGGTTAATCCAATTGATAAGCTTTATCTTATGCAGAACTCTTATTTTAGTACGGATCACTGA